A stretch of DNA from Vanacampus margaritifer isolate UIUO_Vmar chromosome 1, RoL_Vmar_1.0, whole genome shotgun sequence:
gatctctggacattcatTACAGACTCCAATTgcttcacttaaacaggtggaatttcagagcgtcgaatgtgtctcttccgcgtgtacaatggcttcttatagttaaaagacctcctctctttcatttgtagacaaaacatactctctgggtacttttccatgagcgatggcgaaaacagtcaggagtgcgtgttcgaaaacagattctgttctcaaggactaaatatgttttcgcacaaaacgctgagaaggaacttttttagactaaatagtatgtcccagcttaaggtcagattataccgaaatcaacaccatctgctctgcacaggacacaaaacatctcgacaaggttaatataaagaattaaaatgttaatgtgtaacaatggttaatatatgaaatgaagaattaaaaatgttataatatctatcagtacACACAGCATGAAATGTAAGAGCTCGCCCAGATATTAAAATTCAAtactttttgaagaatttttaaGGTGGTATTAATAAATTCAATGCGTGAAAGCAATGTCAGTTTTGTGATGGGATCTTAAACAACAAACGTGCAGTCCCCATGGGGACTTATTTATAGGGTACACCCgtctcattttcaaaatgatggAAATCCGTCCCCACGACGGAGAACTTTAACCCCTGCAAAGGATAGTATAGGCATCATATGGTCATCTTGAAATTACAAAATTTAGCATGGGACCAAGTTCGTGCTCATCTCGATGGCGATGCCGTTTGCCCCCGAAGCTGCATCCGGTGAACGGGAAAGTCCCCTGGTGACTTCCCACGTCTTGGCAAATTTCGTATCGCTAACGCACCTCCACATGCTACCACCTACTTCCTTGTCCATTGTGGGCTTCTTTGACTCCCCAACATGCTGGCTATCCTCTGATCAAAGCTACCGTTGCCATCTTCTGGCAACTACGCctcattacaatattttttaagctCAATACTAGCCTGGGATTTGCATGAGGTTCTTCTATGTCCAGTGCATCTAAAAAACACATGTCTGCAGCAGGCATCTCACCTCCGAGGATTACATGCTGCGGCTAAATGTCAGACATCTGAAACCCGGAGCTGTTTGATCTGTCTGTGTTTAATCGATGCTGCAAACAAAGTAGCCCTCACTGAAAACGTTCTCATTCAGTACATTTGATACTGGGACTATGGCACATGTGCACAAAAAGCAATCTCTGAAAATATGAAAGCGATCGATggagtattttggattttatgatCATATACTGTCTTGCTCGACAGGTGCGCACTCAGCTTTCACGTCGTTTAATGAGGAAAACgtttaatgtccataaaatccaaaCTATTGAGTCGAACATAGTGATATTTTCAGACTGATGTGGTCTAAggagatttgtgtgtgtgaattttggTGGTGAGTGGTTGTAGTTTTCTAAAATTAAGCTTTTAATAGTGACCATCTATGGGGAATAAAGCTGAATGCCAatataatccaaaatactgtggcgattgttttgacattttcagaggtTTTGCATGATATGAACCATTTAAAGTTAAGTTTAGATTGATGAATGACACTGAACTAGATAGCACTTGTAAGAACAAAAGGATGTTCCTGGTATTTTTAATCGAAATGATCCTCTACTGTGTCCTTCGTCTTTACTTATCTTGAATATCGAACAGAATGGCTGAGGGGATACGAAAGGAGTTCACGATGAACACAGTCCTAATAAATGAATTGGCAGAAGTGGCAAAAGATTCAGCACTTACTTGTGGTTTCCTTGTGAAGAGCAAAGAATCCCTCAACTCATTACAGGTAAGAATTTACCATCTTTTTGGTTATAATGAAGCcctttaattgaaaatgttagaTAGTTGGCATGGTCTCATAAAACTAGTCAAActatttctagaaaaaaaaataaaaataaaaaaaaataatcggcaGTACTGAATATCACTAATGCTGTTTGTATTTTAGGTGGTGACATATGCTCCCTTTACGCTCTTCCCCACACCTGTGCCGAAAGCTCTTTTCTTCCAAGCCATGGAAGTGCAAACTCACTACAACACACTGGTGGATAAGATCAGCCAGGATGCTGACTTCCTGCAAGAGGCTCTTGCCGGGTGGGATGCTGACTTCTTATTGGGGTGTCAAATCATAGCTGGACATATTTATCATGAAGGAAgggagatattttttttatgtaaagaaGAAACTATTAGTGAATAATACAAACCTTCTACAAAATAGAcacaatttttacatttgtcaaGTGATTTatagtcatttaaaatattattactaaagtttacaatttatatttttttattctagcaCCATTGCTGTGGATGATTTCACTGCGAGGTTGTTCAAGATACACCAGCAAGTCCTAAAAAATGGAATATTGCAGGTATGCAAGTCCACCTGTATAACCTGACGATCAAGCTTGTCTATAGCTAAGCATGCCTTTAGGcatcattattataatattagtCTCCTCTTTCACCaagaaatttttttatttattattatttttgtaactttttcagttttgcagcaattagcattagaatatagctacgtttcatcattattcacaaacctgttgaaaacactggggaaaatggcttgttgcaacatggccctggttgatctcttatactagactgcatcaaagccttctgtacgctctagcataaaaaaaaaaaaacataaatacatttttgggaccatggcaatatttaaaatagataatttttgggagcaaatgagttaaaaaggcaCATATTTTTACATGCAGATTTATTACAGGTTTATGCATGCAcatgcaaaataaacaaacaaattcatTAATAAATCGCTGACAAAAGGACACTTCGCTATCAAAGGGGGAAATGGGCTGGTTCTGCTTTAGGGGTCAGGCTCCGTTCTGTGTGTAGTTTTACTGTTCTACCACTCGGCTTTGTAATTGTGCTGTATGTATGGTAAGTTGTGCTTAAATGTACACGTTTTTATGCACAAGTGCACGTTGCTAAATCTGATACTTTGCATGGGGATGTTCTTACACAATGATTTGCATACATTGCCGTGTTTCCCTAGTTGATAAATGAGGCCCCAGGATTTTTGTCTATATATTGCATCTTTACCGTATTtattatgtatacagtataaagatacatacacacatttgctttactatctttgtggggccatctcgtTAACATGATgtatttcctagccccttcccctaaccccaatcatcaaaaatgattgcctacccctattccttatcCTAACATCAACCACAACCCAATTCAAATCTACACTCTAAAactaagtcttgaccctcaaagagaggtctaaacttgtggggcccagcaaaatggccccacatggacgggtttgtcccacaactctgtgaaatcccgaaatgttggccccactatgtacaaaaacaagaccacacacacacacaaaatcattttAGAGGTGACGCTGTCTTCATCAAAGTGTCAGTCTGTCATTTAGTATTCttcttgcctttttttccccacagtcAATTGTGTTGGGTCTGAATCGATCTGACTACATGTGGGAGCAGAATGATGACGGACACACATCTCTGAAACAGATTGAGATTAACACCTTTTCTGCTTCTTCTGGAAGCCTCGCCTCACGCATGTCTGATATACACCGGTAAGCAAGCCCGGCCTGACACGGCAGGGCCAACAGGAACTTTCCTGGTTATCCACCAGAGGGGCCGCTTGCTGGCTGACATGACagccaaacaaaagtcaaaagtaaaaTCAGAAAGGAGAAAAATTGGCGCACAAAAGGCAATATTAAAGAAAAGGAGTGTAGCTGTTGCGCCAACTGTGCCCTAACTCAAATGTATAAATCATCGCAGAGCCCTGAAGTGCATGTGCCTGATTGAGACGAAAATGTAAGCAACACAAAGTGcaacactaaaacaaataatataatgTGTAGTTAATGGGTCCAATAGCATGTTTGGCTGAAAAATTTTCTTTTGGTAATTTAATGTTATGGTATTTGTATTTCTTGGGAAGAGTAGGTTAAGGCCTTGATGcaccaacattttcaaaaaccaAATTGTGTTTGCTGTCAAAGTTTGCACTGAATTTCTTTTGTTGACCTTCCTTTCTAAATTTCTGTTACTattgacaaaaatgtcctttacGTTACTACAACAGACACATTCTTAAGGTGGCTGGCCAGCTGGAGAAGAGCCAGCGCATCATTGACAACAACCCTGCGGTGGGCCTGGCCAAGACTTTGGCCAAGGCCTGGGAGCTCTATGGATCAAAGCAGTGCGTCTACTGAAAACCTCATTTAACAACACTTCATCGCCTAATAATACCATTTCTACAAACTGAATTCCAATTAAGTTAGGaagaaacataaataaaaacagaatatggTGAttttgaatacactacaaagacaaaatatttaatgttcaaacttgaTTGCTTTTAGCaaataatatttaacaaaaagctTGAACAGGGCCATGTTTATCACTGTTAcatcatcttttattttaacaacattCAATATATGTTTGGGAAATTGGGAAGGACActaattgttgaagctttgttGGTGAAATTCTTTCccattcttgcttgatgtacaGCTTCAGCTGTTCAACAGTCGGGGTCTCCGGTGTCATAAATTACGCTTCATAATGCGCCACACATTTTTAatgggagacaggtctggactgcaggcGGTTACATTCGAAGACATGCTGTTGTAACTCATGCAGAATGTGATTTGGCATTATCTTGCTGAAATGCTTCTCCAAATGTAACTTTCAGCATTAATGGTGCCTTCACAAATGTGCAAGTTACCCATGCCATTGGCACTAGCACAGCTCCATACCATCACGGATAGTGGCTTTTGAATTTTGCGTCCATAACAGTCTGGATggttcttttcctctttggcccAGACACAACCTCGTACACaattaccatccatccatccatccatctattatctaccgcttatctggTGTAGATAATGAAGCTCCGAAGCACGCTTCAAACTCGAAAGGCGGCTTATAGTAAATCAGTGGGCCGGAGCTTGCTTCAGTTGACGTCACTGATGACGTTCAAACCACTTCACTGCTTCATTCCGACAGTCAGCTGACTGCTTCGGTTTGACAGACGGAGTTTTGAAACTTTGGCTCGAAACATTGCATTATATCTCTGTTTCTACACATATTGCATGTTACGAATAGCTATCGTTTGACATTTGGAGTGTTGGACTTTTTAACTGATAGAGCCATCCAGGAAACATTAAAGTGATTTGGTGCCACCGAAAAGGTAAATTACGCTCACGTTCCGTGTTCATTGTTTGATTCAGCGAAGCTTTTAATGCTACATGCTCGTGCAAACTTTTGATTGGTATTGATATTATGCATCATATTTGCGGAGGCGGAGCCTGTTGGAGGCGGAGCCTGTTGGAGCCCGGCGGGGCGGGTCAGGAGAGCGTCCTGGGCACCAGACCAGAGGTGCCCGACGCCTCATCACAGCAGACGGCAGTCGCCACAGAATCCGTGTCGCAGAGGCAGGAATGGAAGGCGGCAGCAGGCTGTGCGCCGCCGGACGAGGACCAGAAGGCGTCAGCAGGCTGTGCGCCGCTGGACAAGGACCAGAAGGCGGCAGCAGGCTGTGCGCCGCCGGACCAGGAGCAGAAGCGTCTGCGGGTCGCGAGGCAGCCACACCATGTGCGCCGCAGGAGGCGGATCTGAAGG
This window harbors:
- the LOC144038296 gene encoding glutathione synthetase-like isoform X1, with the translated sequence MAEGIRKEFTMNTVLINELAEVAKDSALTCGFLVKSKESLNSLQVVTYAPFTLFPTPVPKALFFQAMEVQTHYNTLVDKISQDADFLQEALAGTIAVDDFTARLFKIHQQVLKNGILQSIVLGLNRSDYMWEQNDDGHTSLKQIEINTFSASSGSLASRMSDIHRHILKVAGQLEKSQRIIDNNPAVGLAKTLAKAWELYGSKQAVVMFLVEKKDSNILDQRVVENELWKGNIVVIRKDFEDVAESGKLDEDKRLFVDHQEVAVVYFRNGYMPQNYKSEKAWEARLMMECSLAVKCPNISTHLAGTKKVQQVLAKTGVLERFFPNQPQIVEQVRATFAGLYTLDMGAEGDKTVAMALATPDRFVLKPQREGGGIVKEIKFIHFIMQ